The following nucleotide sequence is from Salvia splendens isolate huo1 chromosome 2, SspV2, whole genome shotgun sequence.
TACCTCTACCgcttcccacctcctcttccATCAATCTACACGTAAACGCCATGCCACCCTTCCTACACACTTTAAATACCCCTcattcctcctccaccaccaccaccaccaacaacaacaacaaaaaagaaGCAACTCTTCATAATCCCAATGGCGACCAAGGCGGCACTCACAGCAGCTCTCGTGATGGCTCTGCTGGCCTTAGCCAGCGCCACGACCTTCACCACGACGGTGACGACCACCTCGTTCGAGGAAGAGGGGAACCCGAGGCAGCAGCAGTGCAGGCAGCAGCTGCAGGGGAGGGAGTTCCGCTCGTGCCAACGCTACTTCTCGCAGAGGAGCAGCAGCCCctacgaggaggaggaggaggaggaagaagtcCTGGAGATGAGCACCGGATCAAGGCAGACCAGGCACAGGCAGCCACAGCTGAACGAGTGCTGCGAGCAGCTCAGGGAGATGGACAGACACCAGTGCGGATGCGAGGCCATCAAGCACGCCGTGCAGCAGGCACAGCAGCAGGGAGGAAGGTCGCGCTACCAGACCGGGCAGAGCGAGAGCGAGCAGATCTACCAGAAGGCGCGCTCCCTTCCCAGCATGTGCGGACTGCGCGAGCAGCAATGCCAGTTCCGCGTTGTGCTTGTCTAGACACCAGCCTAACCAAGAGGCCTATCGGCCATCTGAGTTGATAAACTTTTGTATGTTTCCGACAAATAAGTATcaatcatcaataaaattacagctcttttaaattactttttcaAATACTCACATCTTGTCTTGATTAAATTGGTAAACTAGTATCAGAGCGAACCGTTGACGGTGGATCAAATTTAATTGATTCAATAGTATATCTTTGCTAAAACACTGATCCATAAGTATATCTGGACTTCAAATTTGAGTCAGTGGTCTAATTAATCAGGAAAAAAattgggccagtggtccaactgataaaaaaaaatctaaatccCTTCAAGCTTCACATCAAAGGAGGGTTTGAGAGAggatgttggcaattgaaattAAAAGACATAATACAACTATCTTATATCGGCATATAAAGAGATTTGGAAttactatataagtctcatagGCCCCTCATTTTATCACTATTTGGTTTTAGAATAGAACTCATGGATTTCTATGAAGATATATATCGGGCGGTTGGGACGCTGCCATGGGGCAACTGACTGAATCAAATATATGTCCATGTGTATCACATCCCTTAGATAAATTTGCATCTTCGGTATAATTACACTTTCAGCCTCTTCCTAATGCCTCAAAAACACCTAGAAGTGCAATTCGCTGATAATCGTCAGGAAGTCGAATCAATTTCGATTTCTCGGCCTCCCTCAGGAATTCACAAGAGAGAGTGGATGTAAATGCTGAGTAGATGACCggtttttgtttatatatttatccCACCCAAAATCTAGGATATTTTTTAACGCCCAGAAAGGGGTTTCAAAAGGCCAGAAAGCAATTATGGTAGCTAAAAATAGAAGCAGTTTGTACTGTTTGCAAGCAGAGGTTGTTGTGGGGACTTCTTGTACTCTCAAGAATCATGACTCTTAACACATGACACAACACAAGAGGCTAGGCCATGCAGGATAAAATTACTTTACAAACACACACAGTAATTCTTTTGAACGTGCATAGACCTTTCAATATACTCCCCAATCTTAAATATTGAGTCCAGCAATATCCGTTCCTTATATAAAGATATTCTATTccttaataaataaaaatattgtctATTACAATTCTAACTTGTGTATACCATAAAAACTAACGCAAGTGACACAACACACAAGCCTCAAGAATACATCTCACATCTGGACAATCTTGCGGATGCTAAAGTAGCTATAGGGGCATGCTCAAACCAAGTAACAAATTTATTTTGTCAAAGTAATACTTCCTACATCCATAAAATTAGAGACTTTTGGGGGTAATACAAATTtttaaattgataaagtaaagaaataaaaaaaataaaaaattaat
It contains:
- the LOC121780805 gene encoding 2S albumin-like; the protein is MATKAALTAALVMALLALASATTFTTTVTTTSFEEEGNPRQQQCRQQLQGREFRSCQRYFSQRSSSPYEEEEEEEEVLEMSTGSRQTRHRQPQLNECCEQLREMDRHQCGCEAIKHAVQQAQQQGGRSRYQTGQSESEQIYQKARSLPSMCGLREQQCQFRVVLV